The following proteins are encoded in a genomic region of Methanobrevibacter gottschalkii DSM 11977:
- a CDS encoding ATP-binding protein, producing MVKRELYLEKIYNFMGKNLIKIITGMRRCGKSYLFKLIIHELKKRGTKDEDILLIDLELPTYNHIKTREQLDEIVVPFIESHENKVYLFFDEIQNVKEWEVSINSYYKLENTDIYITGSNSKLMSAEFATLLTGRYVNIELYPFSFNEFLDYKQELNHPPSITNELNSDLENFFEEYQKYGGIPLTISSQHDKELVLNGIYSSIILNDIVERYEIRNVGLFNRIVKYIIENTGNLISANAVYKYLKHEKLRITKPTIYNYLEYLENAYLIAKASKEDIAGKKEIIGSEKYYLLDTGFYKSQLEEKQRNIDHILENIIFIELKRHGYKITIGKVNDYEIDFICKKNNQKIYIQVTYLLENDETIEREFRPLLMIKDNYPKYVLSMDRTVQPQNGIKHMNIIDFLKNFNHDEIF from the coding sequence ATGGTAAAAAGAGAATTATATCTAGAAAAAATTTACAATTTTATGGGCAAAAATTTAATAAAAATAATAACGGGCATGAGACGTTGCGGCAAATCCTATTTATTCAAATTAATTATCCATGAACTTAAAAAAAGAGGAACCAAAGATGAAGATATACTACTAATAGATTTAGAGTTACCCACATACAATCACATAAAAACACGAGAACAACTAGATGAAATTGTAGTTCCGTTCATAGAATCCCATGAAAACAAAGTTTATTTATTCTTTGATGAAATACAAAATGTTAAAGAATGGGAAGTAAGTATCAACAGCTACTACAAACTAGAAAACACCGACATATACATTACAGGATCCAACTCAAAATTAATGTCTGCAGAATTTGCAACATTATTAACTGGAAGATACGTAAATATAGAACTATATCCATTTTCATTTAATGAATTTTTAGATTATAAACAAGAATTAAATCACCCCCCTTCAATAACAAATGAACTAAATAGTGATTTGGAAAACTTTTTCGAAGAATACCAAAAATATGGCGGAATACCTCTCACCATATCCTCCCAACATGACAAAGAGCTAGTGTTAAATGGAATATACTCTTCCATAATCCTAAATGACATAGTAGAAAGATATGAAATTAGAAATGTTGGATTGTTCAATAGAATTGTAAAATATATAATTGAAAACACAGGAAATTTAATATCAGCAAATGCAGTATACAAATACTTAAAACATGAAAAACTTAGAATTACAAAACCAACTATCTACAATTACTTAGAATATCTTGAAAATGCATACCTAATTGCAAAAGCCTCAAAAGAAGATATTGCTGGAAAAAAAGAAATTATAGGCTCTGAAAAATATTATTTACTCGACACTGGATTTTATAAATCACAACTTGAGGAAAAGCAAAGAAATATAGACCACATATTAGAAAACATAATATTCATCGAATTAAAGCGACATGGATATAAAATAACAATAGGAAAAGTAAATGACTATGAAATAGACTTCATATGTAAAAAAAATAACCAAAAAATCTACATACAAGTTACATATCTACTGGAAAATGATGAAACAATTGAAAGGGAGTTTAGGCCATTATTAATGATTAAAGATAATTATCCAAAATATGTATTATCAATGGATAGAACTGTCCAACCTCAAAATGGCATAAAACACATGAATATAATTGATTTTTTGAAAAACTTTAACCATGATGAAATATTTTAA
- the lonB gene encoding ATP-dependent protease LonB: protein MLDYDNIKSSQDIEVPPLLIDQVIGHEDSIETIKKAAKQRRNVLLIGDPGVGKSMLAKGMAQILPHETLKDVLVYPNMEDNNHPLIRTVPAGEGKKIVKATKGSAKSHEEKKTIITMFAIGGILVIGFMYGRLLESIIAAALILLISIQIKPKNSNMSPKLLVNNQDSRFAPFMDATGSHAGALLGDVRHDPYQSGGLGTPAHERVEAGMIHKANRGVLYIDEIGTMSMKTQQELLSAMQEKQYAITGQSENSSGAMVRSQAVPCDFVLVASGNLQVLEGMHIAMRSRIRGYGYEVFMKDYMEDTTENREKLVQFVAQEVKNDGRIPHFATDALDEIIMEAKRRSGKQNALTLRLRDLGGLVRSAGDVAIEKGANLVTAEHVFEAKKYARTLEQQIADRSILQRKDYSMVSAQGGRVGLINGLAVIGDRSGIVSPIAAEAAPTQSKTGGKIIATGKLGEIANESVQNVSALIKKYTNKDISNYDIHVQFIQTYDGVEGDSASVSIATAVISAIEEIPIDQTVALTGSLNVRGDVMPIGGATAKIEAAAEAGMKKVLIPKSNLKDVMIEKKYEDMIEIIPTETLSDVLENILISGSSKDKLIAKMKNLSSKVADKVPQTGLNNPTIN from the coding sequence ATGTTAGATTATGACAATATTAAAAGTTCACAGGATATTGAAGTTCCACCTCTATTAATTGACCAGGTTATAGGGCATGAAGATTCCATAGAAACAATTAAGAAGGCAGCAAAACAAAGAAGGAATGTTTTACTAATTGGTGATCCGGGTGTGGGAAAATCAATGCTTGCTAAAGGAATGGCGCAAATTTTACCTCACGAAACTTTAAAAGATGTATTGGTATACCCGAACATGGAAGATAATAACCACCCGTTAATAAGGACAGTGCCTGCAGGTGAAGGTAAAAAAATTGTAAAAGCTACTAAGGGGTCTGCTAAAAGCCATGAAGAAAAGAAAACTATTATTACAATGTTTGCAATTGGAGGTATTCTGGTAATTGGATTTATGTATGGAAGATTACTTGAATCTATTATTGCAGCAGCTTTAATTTTACTTATTTCAATTCAGATTAAACCAAAAAACAGTAATATGTCTCCAAAATTATTGGTTAATAATCAGGATTCAAGATTTGCACCATTCATGGATGCAACCGGTTCTCATGCTGGTGCTCTCTTGGGGGATGTACGTCATGACCCATACCAGTCCGGAGGACTTGGAACTCCTGCACATGAACGTGTGGAAGCAGGTATGATTCACAAAGCTAATCGTGGAGTTTTATACATTGATGAAATTGGTACAATGTCTATGAAAACCCAACAGGAGTTATTGTCTGCAATGCAGGAAAAACAATATGCAATCACAGGTCAAAGTGAAAACTCAAGCGGGGCAATGGTAAGATCACAGGCAGTACCATGTGACTTTGTGCTTGTAGCATCCGGTAACCTTCAAGTTTTAGAAGGAATGCACATTGCAATGAGGTCTAGAATCAGAGGATATGGTTATGAAGTTTTCATGAAGGATTACATGGAAGACACTACTGAAAACAGAGAAAAACTGGTCCAGTTCGTAGCTCAGGAAGTTAAAAACGATGGAAGAATCCCTCATTTTGCAACTGATGCATTGGATGAAATAATCATGGAAGCAAAAAGAAGATCCGGAAAACAGAATGCTTTAACTTTAAGATTAAGGGACCTCGGTGGACTTGTAAGGTCTGCAGGGGATGTGGCTATAGAAAAAGGAGCAAATCTTGTAACTGCTGAGCATGTATTTGAAGCTAAAAAATATGCAAGAACATTGGAACAGCAAATAGCTGATAGGTCTATTTTACAGAGAAAAGACTACAGTATGGTTTCTGCTCAAGGTGGAAGAGTTGGTCTTATTAATGGCCTTGCAGTTATTGGTGACAGGAGCGGAATTGTATCTCCTATTGCAGCAGAAGCAGCTCCGACTCAATCTAAAACTGGCGGTAAAATCATTGCCACTGGTAAATTAGGTGAGATTGCTAATGAATCTGTTCAGAATGTAAGTGCATTAATTAAAAAATACACTAATAAGGACATTTCAAATTATGACATTCATGTTCAGTTTATCCAAACTTATGATGGTGTGGAAGGGGATTCTGCCAGTGTAAGTATTGCAACAGCTGTTATTTCAGCTATTGAAGAAATTCCAATTGATCAGACTGTTGCATTAACCGGTTCACTTAATGTTCGTGGTGATGTAATGCCTATTGGTGGAGCAACTGCTAAAATCGAAGCAGCTGCTGAAGCTGGAATGAAAAAAGTGTTAATTCCTAAATCTAACTTGAAAGATGTCATGATTGAGAAAAAATATGAGGATATGATTGAAATCATTCCAACTGAAACATTAAGTGATGTTTTAGAAAACATTCTAATTAGTGGTTCTTCTAAAGATAAGTTAATTGCAAAAATGAAGAACTTGAGTTCTAAAGTTGCAGATAAGGTTCCACAAACAGGTTTAAACAATCCAACTATAAATTAA
- a CDS encoding AAA family ATPase produces the protein MSIVPLHIPINEIDRYFYNRTEDIKKIEYYLNSLEIGISQSLLIRGVRGVGKTFLLQKLKQDSKKNFLVSYIDISRIVGIDDTQLTAQSVLLELLDEMNNTIYDKIHDGKKVTFLLKKLIDKLKIKDFSFSKGIHMAEIPIPATEDNYKKISKFVMEYPQNVVESIDGINGFIIIIDEFQMLKKLKNPESFFWLMRSYSQFQSNVSYVMSGSISQTSDAIEMLNGATGAFGGRMMQINIDPFTKHETKSYFNDRFPEIKFTDDGFNRFYEYTKGIPMYINSFYNALSSHETYDEKSIDYIFLNNMDQILVMWIRIWGTLNKYEKKIICAMLNKENISWSKLERSLDMSPATLTKYIKTLQDKGIIKYHDGNYNFEDLMLKTWLNNEKERTGVYPQ, from the coding sequence ATGAGTATTGTTCCATTGCATATTCCAATTAATGAAATCGACAGATATTTCTATAACCGGACTGAAGATATTAAAAAAATTGAGTATTATCTAAATTCATTGGAAATCGGAATATCTCAATCATTATTAATAAGGGGAGTTAGAGGTGTTGGAAAAACTTTTTTACTTCAAAAATTAAAACAGGACTCAAAAAAGAATTTTCTGGTTTCATACATTGATATTTCAAGAATTGTGGGCATTGATGATACGCAGTTAACTGCACAATCAGTTTTATTGGAATTATTGGACGAAATGAACAATACAATCTATGATAAGATACATGACGGTAAAAAAGTAACTTTTCTTTTGAAAAAATTAATTGACAAATTAAAAATTAAAGATTTCAGCTTTTCAAAAGGCATTCATATGGCTGAAATACCAATACCAGCAACCGAAGACAATTACAAAAAAATCAGTAAATTTGTAATGGAATATCCTCAAAATGTTGTTGAAAGTATTGATGGCATTAATGGATTCATAATTATAATTGATGAATTCCAGATGCTTAAAAAGTTAAAAAATCCAGAATCCTTTTTTTGGTTAATGAGGAGTTATAGTCAATTCCAATCAAATGTCAGTTATGTGATGAGCGGATCAATCTCACAAACATCAGATGCAATTGAAATGTTGAATGGAGCAACTGGAGCATTTGGTGGAAGGATGATGCAAATAAATATAGATCCTTTCACAAAGCATGAAACCAAATCTTATTTCAATGACAGATTTCCAGAAATAAAATTCACTGACGATGGTTTTAATCGTTTTTATGAGTATACAAAAGGAATTCCAATGTATATAAATAGCTTTTACAATGCATTATCATCCCATGAAACATATGATGAAAAATCAATAGATTATATTTTCCTCAATAACATGGACCAAATTCTTGTAATGTGGATTAGGATATGGGGTACTTTAAACAAATATGAAAAAAAGATAATATGCGCCATGTTAAACAAAGAGAATATTTCCTGGTCTAAACTGGAAAGGAGTTTAGACATGTCTCCAGCTACTTTAACCAAGTATATTAAAACTCTACAGGATAAGGGAATCATAAAATATCATGATGGAAATTATAATTTTGAAGATTTAATGTTAAAAACATGGCTGAATAATGAAAAAGAGAGGACTGGTGTTTATCCTCAATAG
- a CDS encoding zinc-ribbon domain-containing protein, with translation MTRLCKNCGFENQDDYDFCAKCGTPLVEGLKPNQFRVYRTQDLEINKKALIAAYIATIFLSWSGFFIGLISKNTVFATFTFFGFFMPFFLVQSKHPALKKHGLIMMAISFVGVALSFYVMMH, from the coding sequence ATGACAAGATTATGTAAAAATTGCGGATTTGAAAATCAGGATGATTATGATTTCTGTGCTAAATGCGGTACTCCATTGGTTGAAGGTCTAAAACCTAATCAATTTAGGGTTTATAGAACACAAGATCTTGAAATTAATAAAAAGGCATTAATTGCAGCTTATATTGCTACTATATTTTTATCATGGAGTGGTTTTTTTATTGGGTTGATTTCAAAAAATACTGTTTTTGCAACATTTACTTTCTTTGGATTTTTCATGCCATTTTTCTTAGTGCAATCAAAACACCCGGCACTTAAGAAACATGGTCTGATTATGATGGCTATTTCTTTTGTAGGGGTTGCACTTTCATTTTATGTAATGATGCATTAA
- a CDS encoding PIN domain-containing protein codes for MSKLLIDSSFIIALFRKNDGLHQKAIENKDMLNNDCYITDGILAEVMTIIGQKTKDIGLVRTVYNYLKDNFTIIHESEISMYNDNVLSVFEKYNQNSFKVSFIDCSQVIIYNHYNLDYVISLDNGFGLFEEIELKNLSEQKRTIQFIKYNI; via the coding sequence ATGAGCAAACTGTTAATCGATTCATCATTCATCATTGCATTGTTTAGGAAAAATGATGGGCTTCACCAAAAGGCCATTGAAAACAAGGACATGCTTAATAATGACTGCTACATCACAGACGGAATATTGGCTGAAGTAATGACAATTATTGGGCAGAAAACAAAAGACATTGGGTTGGTTAGAACAGTTTACAATTATCTAAAGGACAATTTCACCATCATTCATGAAAGTGAAATCAGCATGTACAATGACAATGTATTATCCGTTTTTGAAAAATACAATCAAAATAGCTTTAAGGTAAGTTTTATAGATTGCTCACAAGTCATAATATATAATCATTATAATTTGGATTATGTAATCAGTTTAGATAACGGATTTGGACTTTTTGAAGAAATAGAATTAAAAAATCTAAGTGAACAGAAGCGTACTATACAATTCATTAAATATAACATTTAA
- a CDS encoding GNAT family N-acetyltransferase, whose product MIFKTANLTLRPWQISDAECLYHFAKNPNIGPIAGWPPHESVEDSLNIIQTVFSKKETYAVVIDNVPIGCVGLLFHPDCNHYWGDNSAELGYWIAEEYWGNGYAVEGSEVLIKRAFEDFNINQIYATYRCENTRSKRVLEKLNFKYFDNLTNVNYLGDQFSEIAMVLKK is encoded by the coding sequence ATGATTTTTAAAACTGCAAATCTCACTTTAAGGCCATGGCAAATTTCAGATGCGGAATGTTTATATCATTTTGCTAAAAACCCGAATATCGGTCCGATTGCTGGCTGGCCACCACATGAAAGTGTTGAAGATAGTTTAAATATTATTCAAACTGTATTTTCAAAAAAAGAAACTTATGCTGTTGTTATAGATAATGTTCCAATTGGCTGTGTTGGATTATTGTTTCATCCAGACTGTAATCATTATTGGGGGGATAATTCTGCTGAACTTGGATATTGGATTGCTGAAGAGTATTGGGGAAATGGATATGCTGTTGAAGGATCGGAAGTTTTAATTAAAAGAGCATTTGAGGATTTTAACATAAATCAAATTTATGCAACTTACAGGTGTGAAAATACCCGGTCAAAAAGAGTTTTGGAAAAATTAAATTTTAAATATTTTGATAATTTAACAAATGTCAATTATTTGGGCGATCAATTTAGTGAAATTGCTATGGTGCTTAAAAAATAA
- the cobQ gene encoding cobyric acid synthase CobQ, whose product MTNCIMVQGTSSNAGKSMLVAALCRIYKNRGYKVAPFKSQNMSLNSYTTKENGEIGIAQMLQAEAAMVEPSIHMNPVLLKPKGDFTSNVIIQGKSIGDMDFYDYQHKYHDTALEAIKESFNILKEEYDVIIIEGAGSPAEINMRDQDIANMEIAHLADANVILIADIEMGGVFAAIAGTYVLLDDYDRSRLKATVINKFRGNLDILKPGLDRIEEITGEPVLGVLPYDETLKLPEEDSASLTTHSFAEDKDITIGVIRLPKIANFTDIDPFEYEDDVALKMIDINDNISDVDAIIIPGTRNSTEDMFELRKSGLADQIIKKADEIPIIGICGGLQILGNVIYDDEKRESKHGTVNGLGLLDIESEFSRADKIVTQSEATIPDNLDGIAGAIFKNIAGESITGYEIHEGTSELLSSKALLNVKKGQGNNDEGMIDGACNGNIFATYFHGIFHNYNFRREFLNYIRTKKGLEARYGEDPYETQKDYSLNRLAEIVEENLDMDIIDDLLFSK is encoded by the coding sequence ATGACAAACTGTATCATGGTTCAAGGAACCTCATCAAATGCTGGAAAAAGTATGCTTGTAGCTGCATTATGTAGAATATATAAAAACAGAGGATACAAAGTAGCTCCTTTCAAATCACAGAACATGTCTTTAAACTCATACACCACCAAAGAAAATGGTGAAATTGGAATAGCACAGATGCTACAGGCAGAAGCAGCGATGGTTGAACCGAGCATACATATGAATCCCGTTTTACTCAAACCAAAAGGAGATTTCACATCAAATGTGATTATTCAGGGAAAATCCATCGGGGATATGGATTTCTATGACTACCAGCATAAATACCATGATACCGCATTAGAAGCTATAAAAGAAAGCTTCAATATTCTAAAAGAGGAGTATGATGTGATTATTATTGAAGGAGCAGGTTCTCCTGCTGAAATCAATATGCGTGATCAGGATATTGCAAATATGGAAATTGCACATCTTGCAGACGCAAATGTTATTTTAATAGCAGATATCGAAATGGGCGGTGTTTTTGCAGCAATTGCAGGAACTTACGTATTGCTTGATGATTATGACAGGTCAAGATTAAAAGCAACTGTCATAAACAAATTTAGAGGCAATCTGGATATTTTAAAACCAGGGCTTGACAGAATTGAAGAAATTACCGGCGAACCCGTTTTAGGAGTTCTCCCATATGATGAAACTTTAAAATTGCCTGAAGAAGATTCCGCCTCACTAACCACACATAGCTTTGCAGAAGATAAGGACATTACAATTGGCGTCATTAGACTTCCAAAAATAGCCAATTTCACAGATATTGACCCGTTTGAATATGAAGATGATGTTGCACTTAAAATGATTGACATCAACGACAATATAAGTGATGTTGATGCTATCATAATTCCCGGAACACGCAACTCAACAGAAGACATGTTTGAACTTCGCAAAAGCGGTCTTGCAGATCAAATAATTAAAAAAGCAGATGAAATACCAATAATCGGAATATGCGGAGGCCTGCAAATTCTTGGAAATGTCATTTATGATGATGAAAAAAGGGAATCAAAACACGGAACAGTAAATGGTCTTGGCCTTTTAGATATTGAATCTGAATTTTCAAGAGCAGACAAAATCGTAACCCAATCAGAAGCCACAATACCGGATAATCTCGATGGTATTGCTGGTGCAATATTTAAAAACATTGCAGGTGAAAGCATTACAGGCTATGAGATTCACGAAGGTACCAGTGAACTATTAAGCTCTAAAGCATTATTAAATGTTAAAAAAGGACAGGGAAACAATGATGAGGGAATGATTGATGGGGCATGCAATGGAAACATCTTTGCAACTTATTTTCATGGAATATTCCACAATTACAACTTCAGAAGAGAATTTTTAAACTACATACGTACTAAAAAAGGCCTTGAAGCCAGATATGGTGAAGACCCATATGAAACTCAAAAAGATTATTCCCTAAACAGATTAGCCGAAATTGTTGAAGAAAATTTGGATATGGATATTATCGATGACCTGTTATTTTCCAAATAA
- a CDS encoding ADP-ribosylglycohydrolase family protein, whose amino-acid sequence MKVKDGIIGLVVGDALGVPVEFYRREDLEKNPVTGMKSYGTYNKPAGTWSDDTSLTIATMASIINKKCIDYSDIMEEFIEWRKNNKYSQEETFDIGITTRNALDSYTPGINPLCGMGGEGDNGNGSLMRILPLAFIGNIDYETIENISSLTHRHERSRIACVLYVEIARSMISNSNLTINEHVKNASAKIIEYYKDSEELSNFKRIFDDDYSKGVSGKGYVISTFEAVIYCLENTNNYKDAVLKAVNLGDDTDTVAAICGGLAGIYYGFDEIPIEWISEIRQIETIIDLCEKYEVACDEYL is encoded by the coding sequence ATGAAAGTCAAAGATGGGATTATCGGTTTGGTAGTAGGGGATGCATTAGGTGTTCCTGTTGAGTTTTACAGAAGAGAAGACCTTGAAAAGAATCCCGTGACAGGAATGAAAAGTTATGGAACATACAATAAACCTGCAGGAACCTGGTCTGATGATACTTCACTGACAATAGCTACAATGGCCAGCATTATAAACAAAAAATGCATTGATTATTCAGATATCATGGAAGAGTTTATTGAATGGCGGAAGAATAATAAATACTCCCAAGAGGAAACCTTTGACATAGGCATTACAACACGTAATGCATTGGACAGCTACACTCCAGGAATCAATCCGCTTTGTGGAATGGGAGGTGAGGGAGACAATGGAAATGGTTCTTTGATGAGAATTCTTCCTCTGGCTTTTATTGGCAATATCGATTATGAAACAATTGAAAACATTTCATCTTTAACCCATAGACATGAAAGATCAAGAATTGCTTGCGTATTATATGTTGAAATTGCCAGATCAATGATTAGTAACTCCAACTTAACTATTAACGAACATGTTAAAAATGCAAGTGCTAAAATCATTGAATATTACAAAGATTCAGAAGAACTCAGTAATTTTAAAAGAATCTTTGATGATGATTACTCGAAAGGAGTTTCAGGTAAAGGTTATGTTATCTCCACATTTGAAGCGGTTATTTATTGCCTGGAAAATACAAATAATTATAAAGATGCAGTTTTAAAAGCAGTTAATTTAGGTGATGATACCGATACTGTAGCAGCTATTTGCGGTGGACTTGCAGGCATTTACTATGGTTTTGATGAAATTCCTATAGAGTGGATTAGTGAAATTCGTCAGATTGAAACAATTATTGATTTATGTGAAAAATACGAGGTAGCATGTGATGAATATTTATGA